One genomic segment of Alosa sapidissima isolate fAloSap1 chromosome 13, fAloSap1.pri, whole genome shotgun sequence includes these proteins:
- the LOC121680667 gene encoding zinc finger protein 703-like, with protein sequence MKDSLTGSKHCVRHLTPEPTICDSDDSCNSPQSVGIQSSPVSALTPLDPIRQAKRLPIRILKMLTAHTSHLLHPEYLQPLTSAAVSIELDAKKSPLALLAQTCSQIGKPDPPPSSKLSSISSGGHSDKEPSSRSSSSSLKLGEHRPALEDKSSFKPYSKVGSDCRRDGVSSTSSGSGSGSNSSDKAGFRVPHNSTGCSSFPPHAVSPNSRVTSGSPLPSHMQSHRQSHSPSVQSAPHSQMVNGDHKSADPTNSDGGSAGSKKEAELSGKGGQDGAQLANSSHARASVNSSNGSSDSSPHHEGKSDSQSSQHSLGPGHIAPISPFKSGHSVFPLPSSGMGYHGSIVGAYAGYPSQYVSGLDHTKSGLGGGSVGMKHPSSSPLTGASPPSFMQGLCRDPYCLSYPNAPHLGGSSCTSCIHDPSSSSASAALKSGFPGLMYSGHPLHSLHHASALSSSVTPSLSHPLYTYGFVLPNEPQPHACNWVSAGLGPCDKRFSSSEELLAHLRTHTASSLDSAKLLSAAYPGSSSAAAAAAAAAAACHLHLPQSSASMPSSFSLRAPPSLGLARYHPYGKVPLPTAAPTLPMHSLQAGAPYYSHYALYGQRLGSASALGYQ encoded by the exons ATGAAAGATTCTCTTACTGGATCTAAACACTGTGTACGCCATCTGACACCCGAACCAACAATCTGCGATAGTGACGATAGCTGTAATTCTCCCCAAAGTGTTGGAATACAAAGCTCTCCTGTTTCTGCACTGACACCTCTGGATCCTATTCGCCAAGCAAAGCGATTACCCATCAGGATTCTCAAGATGTTGACCGCACATACAAGCCACTTGCTTCACCCGGAATACCTTCAGCCCCTGACTTCTGCAGCCGTTAGCATAGAG TTGGATGCTAAGAAAAGTCCCTTGGCCCTGTTGGCTCAGACCTGCTCCCAGATAGGGAAGCCAGACCCTCCACCGTCCTCCAAGTTGAGCTCCATCTCCTCCGGGGGACATTCCGACAAAGAGCCCAGCTctcgctcctcttcctccagccTGAAGTTGGGCGAGCACCGGCCTGCCCTGGAGGACAAGTCCAGCTTCAAGCCTTACTCCAAGGTGGGCTCCGATTGCAGGAGAGATGGCGTGAGCTCAACCAGCAGTGGCAGTGGCAGCGGCAGTAACAGCAGTGACAAGGCTGGTTTCCGGGTCCCGCACAACAGCACCGGTTGCTCGTCCTTCCCCCCGCACGCCGTCTCCCCGAACTCCAGGGTCACCTCCGGGTCACCCCTGCCGTCGCACATGCAGTCGCACAGACAGTCGCACTCGCCCTCTGTCCAGTCCGCCCCGCACTCCCAGATGGTGAACGGTGACCACAAATCAGCGGACCCTACGAACTCTGACGGCGGGAGCGCCGGCAGCAAGAAGGAGGCCGAGCTGAGCGGCAAGGGTGGCCAGGACGGCGCTCAGCTGGCCAACTCAAGCCACGCCAGAGCCAGTGTCAACTCCAGCAATGGCAGCTCGGACAGTAGTCCTCACCACGAGGGCAAGTCGGACTCCCAGTCCTCGCAGCACAGTCTGGGACCCGGCCACATCGCTCCCATCTCTCCCTTCAAGTCCGGCCACTCTGTCTTCCCCTTGCCCTCATCTGGCATGGGCTACCACGGCTCCATCGTGGGCGCCTACGCTGGCTACCCGTCCCAGTACGTGTCCGGCTTGGACCACACTAAGTCTGGCCTCGGGGGAGGGAGCGTGGGCATGAAACACCCGAGCTCCAGCCCCCTCACAGgtgcctctcctccctccttcatGCAGGGCCTGTGCAGGGACCCGTACTGTCTGAGTTACCCCAACGCCCCTCACCTGGGCGGCAGCAGCTGCACGTCTTGCATCCATGACCCGTCGTCGTCCTCCGCCTCGGCGGCGCTCAAGTCCGGCTTCCCGGGCCTGATGTATTCGGGCCACCCGctgcactctctccaccacGCCAGCGCGCTCTCCTCCAGCGTCACGCCGTCACTCTCGCACCCGCTCTACACGTACGGCTTCGTGCTGCCCAACGAGCCGCAGCCGCACGCGTGCAACTGGGTGTCGGCCGGCCTGGGGCCCTGCGACAAGCGCTTCTCCTCCTCCGAGGAGCTCCTGGCGCACCTGCGCACGCACACCGCCTCCTCGCTCGACAGCGCCAAGCTCCTCTCGGCCGCGTACCCCGGCTCGTCCTCtgccgccgctgccgccgcaGCGGCCGCTGCCGCCTGCCACCTGCACCTCCCCCAGAGCAGCGCGTCCATGCCCAGCTCCTTCTCCCTGCGGGCACCCCCCAGCCTGGGCCTGGCGCGCTACCACCCCTACGGAAAGGTGCCTCTGCCCACCGCTGCCCCTACGCTGCCTATGCACTCTCTGCAAGCTGGTGCGCCATACTACTCGCACTACGCCCTCTACGGGCAGAGACTGGGATCTGCATCCGCACTGGGCTACCAATGA